In a genomic window of Salegentibacter salegens:
- the dut gene encoding dUTP diphosphatase: protein MQVKIINKSAHKLPHYETEASAGMDLRANISEAVTLKPLERAIVKTGLFIELPVGYEAQVRPRSGLAAKKGITVLNAPGTIDADYRGEIGVILVNLSNEEFTIENGERVAQMVIAKHEHISWAEVDTLEETTRGAGGFGSTGNK, encoded by the coding sequence ATGCAAGTAAAGATCATCAATAAATCGGCACATAAACTGCCGCATTACGAAACTGAAGCTTCAGCAGGAATGGACCTTAGAGCCAATATTTCTGAAGCTGTTACGTTAAAACCATTAGAAAGAGCTATCGTTAAAACCGGGCTTTTTATAGAACTTCCGGTAGGCTATGAAGCACAGGTAAGACCACGAAGCGGCCTTGCCGCCAAAAAGGGAATCACCGTGTTAAATGCACCCGGAACTATAGATGCCGATTATCGTGGAGAAATAGGAGTGATTTTAGTGAATTTATCTAACGAAGAATTCACCATAGAAAATGGGGAGCGTGTTGCCCAAATGGTGATTGCTAAACACGAACATATTTCCTGGGCAGAAGTTGATACGCTGGAAGAAACCACTCGCGGTGCAGGCGGCTTTGGAAGTACAGGGAATAAATAA
- a CDS encoding sugar phosphate nucleotidyltransferase, translating into MKIIVPMAGRGSRLRPHTLTVPKPLIPVAGKPIVHRLVEDIAKVLNQPIDEIAFILGDPAFFGDEIVESLEALAKSLNAKASIYRQDQPLGTGHAIMSAKVSLSGPAVVAYADTLIKADFKLDKDADAVIWTKKVANPEAFGVVNLNEKNEIIELVEKPKEFVSDQAVIGIYYFKDIAVLKEKLEEVLDENLMHGGEYQINDGIKKMMAEDRVFKTGTVDEWMDCGNKNVTVETNGRMLNFLHKDGEKLISDSVKITNSEITEPCYIGENVELVNAKIGPNVSVGDGTKITNSEIKNSLIQTFAEVKNAKLDNAMIGNFAKFDGNFTQISIGDYSTLE; encoded by the coding sequence ATGAAGATTATAGTTCCTATGGCGGGTCGTGGTTCACGACTACGTCCTCATACGTTAACAGTACCAAAACCTTTAATTCCTGTAGCGGGAAAGCCAATCGTGCATCGTTTGGTAGAAGATATTGCAAAAGTTCTTAATCAACCTATAGACGAGATCGCTTTTATTTTGGGAGATCCGGCCTTTTTTGGAGATGAAATAGTAGAAAGTTTAGAAGCGCTGGCAAAAAGCCTAAATGCAAAAGCTTCAATTTACCGCCAGGATCAACCTTTGGGAACCGGTCACGCTATTATGAGCGCGAAGGTATCACTTTCTGGCCCTGCAGTGGTAGCTTACGCTGATACTCTAATAAAAGCAGATTTTAAACTTGATAAAGATGCCGATGCCGTAATCTGGACTAAAAAAGTAGCAAATCCCGAAGCTTTTGGGGTGGTAAATCTTAACGAAAAGAACGAGATTATTGAATTGGTTGAGAAGCCAAAAGAATTTGTAAGTGACCAGGCCGTAATTGGTATTTACTATTTTAAAGATATTGCGGTTTTAAAAGAGAAATTGGAAGAAGTTCTTGATGAGAATCTTATGCACGGCGGCGAATACCAGATTAACGATGGTATTAAGAAAATGATGGCTGAAGACAGGGTCTTTAAAACCGGAACCGTAGATGAATGGATGGATTGCGGGAACAAAAATGTAACCGTAGAAACCAACGGCAGAATGCTGAATTTTCTTCACAAGGATGGTGAAAAATTGATCTCAGACTCTGTAAAAATTACTAATTCTGAAATTACCGAGCCTTGTTATATTGGCGAAAATGTAGAGCTGGTAAATGCGAAAATTGGTCCTAATGTTTCAGTGGGCGACGGAACTAAGATTACTAATTCTGAAATTAAAAACAGCTTAATTCAAACTTTTGCTGAAGTTAAAAATGCAAAATTGGATAACGCGATGATAGGGAATTTCGCGAAATTTGACGGTAACTTTACCCAAATTAGTATTGGCGATTATTCAACTTTAGAATAA
- a CDS encoding tetratricopeptide repeat protein, translated as MKKYFFIITMLSGALFSFQVSFAQEKEVVLEDVNQDDLGNVTDEFQEQFFEALKQKGIENYEKAILALEKCQKLEPDNPVVYFEMARNYNELENYDKAIANLEKAHQLAPEREDVLNELYKSYTRAQQYDAAIETLGKLQKFDDDYKEKLANIYLLNQQYEEALQTIDELDRQEGPSTYRNKLRRQIFARTGDTAAQIENLEESISNNPEIEQNYLNLIYIYSDLGENEEAYNTAQELLAANPGSSLVHLALYKFYLEREEPEDAVNSMKIVFESEEIDPESKFKVLNDFLIFVDNNPEYEEDLMQVSKMLSERENAPKLYGQLGQYYLNRGQIEEALTFFEAGLAESTEDFQLVKNTILLQIELEKYKEARDLSKEMLEVFPAQPVLSLLQGIALNQLEEYREAIEILTFGLDYLIDNPKMEVDFYTQLSRAHGELGEEEKSAEYSRKAEILIKEIE; from the coding sequence ATGAAAAAGTACTTCTTCATTATTACTATGCTTTCAGGAGCGTTGTTTTCCTTTCAGGTAAGTTTTGCCCAGGAAAAAGAAGTGGTGCTTGAAGATGTAAATCAGGATGATCTTGGGAATGTAACCGATGAATTTCAGGAGCAATTTTTTGAAGCCTTAAAACAAAAAGGCATTGAGAATTACGAAAAAGCCATACTTGCTTTAGAAAAATGCCAGAAGCTGGAACCTGATAATCCGGTGGTGTATTTTGAAATGGCCAGAAATTATAATGAATTAGAGAATTATGATAAGGCGATTGCAAACCTTGAAAAAGCCCATCAATTAGCACCAGAAAGAGAAGATGTTTTAAATGAACTTTATAAAAGCTACACCCGGGCACAGCAATATGATGCAGCTATAGAAACCCTTGGAAAACTTCAAAAGTTTGACGATGATTATAAAGAAAAGCTTGCTAATATTTATCTGCTCAATCAACAGTACGAAGAAGCGCTTCAAACAATAGATGAACTGGACCGGCAGGAAGGCCCCAGTACTTACCGAAATAAATTACGAAGACAAATTTTTGCCCGCACCGGCGACACAGCAGCACAAATAGAGAACCTTGAAGAAAGTATTAGCAATAATCCCGAAATAGAACAAAATTACCTGAACCTCATTTATATCTACAGCGACCTGGGAGAAAATGAAGAAGCTTACAATACTGCTCAGGAATTATTAGCTGCAAATCCTGGTTCAAGCCTGGTTCATTTGGCGCTTTATAAATTTTACCTGGAAAGAGAAGAACCAGAAGACGCTGTAAATTCAATGAAAATTGTTTTTGAAAGTGAAGAAATAGATCCCGAATCTAAATTTAAAGTGCTCAATGATTTTCTGATTTTTGTAGATAACAATCCCGAATATGAAGAAGATTTAATGCAGGTGAGTAAAATGCTTAGTGAACGGGAAAATGCTCCAAAACTTTACGGGCAATTAGGTCAGTATTATTTGAATCGCGGACAAATAGAAGAAGCGCTTACTTTTTTTGAAGCCGGTTTGGCAGAAAGTACAGAAGATTTTCAGTTAGTTAAGAATACTATTTTACTGCAAATAGAGTTAGAAAAGTATAAAGAGGCCCGGGATTTGAGTAAGGAGATGTTAGAAGTGTTTCCCGCGCAGCCTGTTTTATCTTTATTACAGGGTATTGCATTAAACCAACTGGAAGAATATCGTGAAGCTATAGAAATACTTACATTTGGCCTGGATTATTTAATAGATAATCCCAAAATGGAAGTAGATTTCTATACCCAGTTAAGCAGAGCGCATGGAGAACTGGGAGAAGAAGAGAAATCGGCGGAATATTCACGAAAAGCCGAAATATTAATTAAAGAAATTGAATAG
- a CDS encoding DUF4292 domain-containing protein — protein sequence MYRKILGLVLLSLFVVSCGSRKGVKGIATKNAEAANIIESHYNAEADFKTLTGKLRTVYQNEDRTQSVNLSFRMEKDKAIWMSASVLGFPVAKAYITPSRVSYYEKVSQTYFDGDFRLLSDLLGTPLDFQKLQNLLIGQAIYDLREEEFEFSQTAKGFQFMPSNEGLIKKMFLLNPKNFKTSAQQLAQTEENKSVTVTYSDYQEVAGKIFPEEISIIANEAGSSTRIELTYRSLEFDQGELSFPFDIPTGYEEISL from the coding sequence ATGTATAGAAAGATTTTAGGATTAGTATTGTTGAGCCTTTTTGTTGTTTCCTGCGGAAGCCGGAAAGGAGTAAAAGGAATCGCTACTAAAAATGCTGAAGCTGCAAATATTATAGAAAGTCATTATAATGCTGAAGCCGATTTTAAAACCCTTACCGGGAAATTAAGAACGGTGTATCAAAATGAAGATCGCACCCAATCGGTGAATTTAAGCTTTAGAATGGAAAAAGATAAGGCTATTTGGATGAGCGCTTCGGTTTTAGGGTTTCCGGTAGCGAAAGCGTATATCACCCCTTCACGAGTTAGTTATTACGAAAAAGTAAGCCAAACATATTTTGATGGAGATTTTAGACTGTTAAGTGATTTGTTAGGTACACCTTTAGATTTTCAAAAACTTCAAAATTTACTCATAGGCCAGGCTATTTATGATCTTAGGGAGGAAGAATTTGAGTTTTCTCAAACGGCAAAAGGCTTCCAGTTTATGCCTTCAAATGAAGGATTAATAAAGAAAATGTTTCTGTTGAATCCTAAAAACTTTAAAACCTCTGCGCAACAACTGGCACAAACGGAAGAAAATAAAAGTGTGACCGTAACTTATTCAGATTACCAGGAAGTAGCTGGAAAGATTTTTCCGGAAGAAATAAGCATTATTGCCAATGAGGCGGGGAGTAGCACTAGAATAGAACTCACCTACCGTTCACTGGAATTTGACCAGGGAGAATTGAGCTTTCCGTTTGATATTCCGACAGGTTATGAAGAAATTAGTTTATAA
- a CDS encoding murein hydrolase activator EnvC family protein — protein sequence MKFKKFSEILFCLIFLLLSAGNLSAQTTREALEKKRIELRNEITRINELRSSNKQKERSVLSQVEDLDQQIRSTENLIKVTNQQANLLTNQISANTNKISRLRKELEQLKEDYARMIEKSYKSKSTQSRIMFLLSSENFLQAYKRMQYMKQYTNYRKQQGDEIQARTEELQQLNADLADQKETKDALIAENRQTRSQLEKNKKAQQDLMQNIRSKEGEFAAQIRQKQQEINKIDAQIEKMIRESIAKSNEESGSAERDVYELTPAAKALAADFVKNKGRLPWPVRSGVVTSRFGRQPHPVVKTISINNNGVNIDTDPGGKARAVFNGTVSEVQVLKGANKAVMVRHGDYITIYDNLEKVFVKRGDVVNTGQELGAVATSRTSGKTTLHFLIYKNMQKMDPADWILEM from the coding sequence ATGAAATTTAAGAAATTTTCTGAAATCTTATTTTGCCTAATATTTCTCCTGCTTTCCGCGGGAAATTTGTCAGCTCAAACAACCCGGGAGGCACTTGAAAAAAAACGGATAGAGCTTAGAAATGAAATTACACGCATAAACGAGTTAAGAAGCAGTAATAAGCAAAAAGAACGCTCGGTTTTAAGTCAGGTAGAAGACCTGGACCAACAAATAAGAAGTACAGAAAATTTAATAAAAGTAACCAACCAGCAGGCAAATCTTCTCACTAATCAAATTAGTGCAAATACGAATAAAATTTCCCGGCTAAGGAAAGAACTTGAGCAGCTTAAGGAAGATTATGCGAGGATGATTGAGAAATCTTATAAAAGCAAATCTACCCAAAGTAGAATAATGTTTTTGCTGTCTTCAGAAAACTTTTTGCAAGCCTATAAGCGAATGCAGTATATGAAACAATATACCAATTATCGCAAGCAGCAGGGAGACGAAATACAAGCTCGTACAGAAGAATTACAGCAGCTTAATGCCGATTTAGCCGACCAAAAGGAAACTAAGGACGCTCTTATTGCCGAAAACCGCCAAACCCGTTCTCAATTGGAAAAGAATAAAAAGGCACAGCAGGATTTAATGCAGAATATACGAAGCAAAGAAGGGGAATTCGCTGCACAGATTAGGCAAAAACAACAAGAAATTAATAAAATTGACGCGCAAATTGAGAAAATGATTCGTGAGTCTATTGCAAAATCTAATGAAGAAAGCGGTTCTGCCGAAAGGGATGTTTATGAATTAACTCCAGCTGCAAAAGCTCTCGCAGCCGATTTTGTGAAGAACAAGGGCCGTTTACCCTGGCCGGTTAGATCTGGGGTTGTTACTTCCCGCTTTGGTCGCCAGCCACACCCGGTGGTGAAAACCATAAGTATTAATAATAACGGAGTAAATATTGATACCGACCCCGGCGGGAAAGCCCGCGCTGTTTTTAACGGTACCGTAAGTGAAGTTCAGGTGTTAAAAGGCGCAAATAAAGCGGTAATGGTAAGACACGGAGATTATATTACTATTTACGATAACCTTGAAAAAGTATTTGTAAAAAGGGGGGATGTGGTAAATACCGGGCAGGAACTTGGCGCTGTGGCTACCAGCCGGACTTCAGGGAAAACTACCTTACACTTCCTGATTTACAAAAACATGCAAAAGATGGATCCGGCAGATTGGATCCTGGAAATGTAG
- a CDS encoding autotransporter domain-containing protein — protein MSSAIKLFLIVLFFPLLITAQDTLPEPHRNQYVATDPETVFFVGEFFRGYSVNNSSLENYSQLGFGLDFNWFVLPFLTIGGQYNLTAGNLKEDQISNTGSVNKITTHYLGLHLGYYHAFNREWSLHSLAGFGEVHNVNRAPDSRFTEDGNSLMLRSELGYRFDKTAAIFIKATLRWDKMEIETPQVLDDYFNKHSLLLVGFGVRLHLQNPDG, from the coding sequence ATGAGTTCAGCTATTAAGCTTTTCCTAATCGTACTCTTTTTTCCGCTGTTAATTACTGCGCAAGATACTCTTCCTGAACCTCACAGAAATCAATATGTAGCTACAGATCCTGAAACCGTATTTTTTGTCGGAGAATTTTTTAGAGGTTATAGTGTAAATAATTCAAGTTTGGAGAACTATTCCCAATTAGGTTTTGGTTTGGATTTTAACTGGTTTGTGCTGCCTTTTTTAACTATTGGCGGGCAGTATAATTTAACCGCAGGGAATTTAAAGGAAGACCAAATTAGCAACACCGGTTCAGTTAATAAAATCACTACCCATTATTTAGGACTTCATTTGGGGTATTATCACGCCTTTAACCGCGAATGGAGTTTACACAGTCTCGCCGGTTTTGGGGAGGTGCATAATGTAAATCGCGCCCCAGATTCTCGTTTTACCGAAGATGGAAACAGTTTAATGCTGCGAAGCGAATTAGGATATCGATTTGATAAAACCGCCGCGATTTTTATTAAAGCTACATTGCGCTGGGACAAGATGGAGATAGAAACTCCACAGGTTCTGGACGATTATTTTAACAAACACAGCTTATTACTGGTTGGTTTTGGAGTAAGGCTTCATTTACAGAACCCAGACGGTTAG
- a CDS encoding acyl-CoA thioesterase yields MQAKHPKESRTTLTDLVLPSETNPLNNLFGGELLARMDRAASIAARRHSRRIVVTASVNHVAFNKAIPLGSVVTVEAAVSRAFKSSMEIFIDVWVEDRESGNRSKANEAIYTFVAVDETGAPVGVPPLEPETELEKQRYDAALRRKQLSLVLAGKMKPNEATELKALFKD; encoded by the coding sequence ATGCAGGCAAAACACCCAAAGGAATCCAGAACTACTTTAACCGATCTGGTTTTACCCAGTGAAACCAACCCACTCAATAATTTATTTGGGGGAGAATTGCTTGCGCGAATGGACCGCGCTGCCAGCATAGCCGCCAGAAGACACAGCCGTAGAATTGTAGTTACTGCCTCGGTAAATCACGTGGCTTTTAATAAAGCAATTCCGCTAGGAAGTGTAGTTACTGTAGAAGCTGCGGTTTCCCGTGCTTTTAAATCGTCTATGGAAATCTTTATCGACGTTTGGGTTGAAGATCGTGAAAGTGGGAACAGATCTAAAGCAAACGAAGCTATTTATACTTTTGTAGCCGTAGATGAAACCGGAGCTCCAGTTGGTGTCCCACCTTTAGAACCCGAAACAGAACTCGAAAAACAACGTTATGACGCTGCCTTAAGAAGAAAGCAGCTTAGCCTTGTACTAGCCGGTAAAATGAAACCAAATGAAGCCACAGAACTTAAAGCTTTGTTTAAAGACTAA
- a CDS encoding HU domain-containing protein, whose amino-acid sequence MKIANYIQDLLYRYECVILPGFGAFLSQKEPAYIDKKSDVLHPPKKVVSFNSQLKKNDGLLANYIAATQNVSYSTAVNKITEFVGKLEESFKEDGKVELENIGRFYYAEEKLQFEPVEEVNYLTDSFGLENVKASAISREVYKKQVEELEEKAPLHFTPERRKSPAYLKYAAIGLIALGVSGFAGLNIYSSQVSQHNIAEQQQAQEQLQEQIQQATFIIDNPLPAVTFNVAKQTGNYHIVAGAFRVEENAKTKVAELRKEGFKAHLLGENKYGLHQVVYASHEKRRDAINMLRKVKSSNEGAWLLVQEL is encoded by the coding sequence ATGAAGATAGCTAACTACATCCAGGATTTACTTTATCGTTACGAATGCGTAATATTACCCGGTTTTGGGGCCTTCCTTTCCCAAAAAGAGCCGGCTTATATAGACAAAAAAAGTGATGTTTTGCATCCGCCCAAGAAGGTAGTTTCCTTTAATTCGCAGTTAAAGAAGAACGATGGGCTTTTAGCCAACTATATCGCTGCTACCCAAAACGTGTCATATTCCACTGCGGTTAATAAGATTACTGAATTTGTGGGCAAACTTGAAGAATCTTTTAAAGAAGATGGTAAGGTTGAACTGGAAAATATTGGCCGTTTTTATTATGCTGAAGAAAAACTTCAATTTGAACCTGTTGAAGAGGTAAATTACCTCACCGATTCTTTTGGACTGGAAAATGTGAAAGCTTCAGCAATTAGTCGTGAAGTTTATAAAAAACAAGTTGAAGAGCTTGAGGAAAAAGCTCCATTACATTTCACTCCAGAAAGAAGAAAATCACCTGCTTATCTTAAGTATGCAGCTATTGGACTGATTGCTTTAGGAGTTTCAGGCTTCGCAGGATTAAATATTTACAGCAGCCAGGTTTCTCAACACAATATTGCAGAGCAACAACAAGCACAGGAACAACTTCAGGAGCAAATTCAGCAGGCAACATTTATTATTGATAATCCTTTACCGGCCGTTACTTTTAACGTAGCCAAACAAACGGGAAATTACCATATTGTAGCAGGTGCATTTCGTGTAGAAGAAAATGCCAAAACAAAGGTTGCTGAACTTAGAAAAGAAGGCTTTAAAGCACATCTTCTAGGCGAAAACAAATATGGCCTTCACCAGGTTGTTTATGCCAGCCACGAAAAAAGACGTGATGCTATAAATATGCTACGTAAAGTAAAATCTTCTAACGAAGGTGCGTGGTTATTGGTGCAGGAACTTTAA
- the dprA gene encoding DNA-processing protein DprA, translating into MSAEELQYVLALQHIPNLGDTLAKKLIRHFGSAKNVLQQKKQTLLKIDGIGVSRLKDFFDASHLKAAEQELKFIEKNNIETLYFKDENYPEKLKHCIDGPILLFQRGNINLKDQKIISVVGTRKITQSGVAFCEKFIEELSPLNPVIVSGFAYGVDITAHKAAIANNLQTLGCLAHGLDQIYPKVHHKYVASVEENGGFFTDFWSSDNFDRNNFLKRNRIIAGLSEATVVIESAEKGGSLVTADIANSYNREVFAVPGRPSDKLSKGCNDLIKLQKAHLLNSAADLVYMLNWQPDELAKSVQKQLFIELDEEENNVLDFLQKEGKAQLDSIAINCNFPSYKTAGILINMELKGVVRPLPGKLFELI; encoded by the coding sequence ATGTCTGCTGAAGAATTACAGTATGTCCTGGCCCTGCAACACATTCCAAACCTGGGAGATACCCTCGCTAAAAAATTGATAAGGCATTTTGGATCGGCTAAAAATGTATTACAGCAAAAGAAGCAAACTTTACTTAAAATAGATGGAATTGGGGTTTCCCGATTAAAAGACTTTTTTGATGCTTCTCATCTCAAGGCTGCCGAACAAGAGCTTAAATTTATTGAAAAGAACAATATTGAAACATTATATTTTAAAGATGAAAACTATCCCGAGAAATTAAAACATTGTATAGATGGGCCAATATTGTTGTTTCAGCGCGGAAATATCAACCTGAAAGACCAAAAGATTATTAGTGTGGTGGGAACCCGAAAAATCACTCAGAGCGGAGTTGCATTTTGTGAAAAATTCATCGAAGAATTAAGTCCGTTAAATCCGGTTATCGTTTCGGGTTTTGCTTATGGAGTAGATATTACGGCTCACAAAGCAGCCATAGCCAATAATTTACAAACCCTTGGTTGTTTGGCACACGGTTTAGATCAAATTTATCCTAAAGTGCATCATAAGTATGTAGCTTCGGTTGAAGAAAACGGTGGGTTTTTTACCGATTTCTGGAGCAGTGATAACTTTGATAGGAATAATTTCTTAAAACGTAATCGAATAATCGCCGGTTTAAGCGAAGCAACCGTGGTTATAGAAAGTGCTGAAAAAGGCGGTTCACTAGTTACTGCAGATATTGCGAATTCCTATAACCGGGAAGTTTTTGCGGTGCCGGGAAGACCTTCAGATAAATTAAGTAAAGGCTGTAACGACCTTATAAAGTTACAGAAAGCTCATTTGCTTAATTCAGCTGCAGATTTGGTTTATATGCTCAATTGGCAGCCGGATGAATTAGCAAAATCGGTGCAAAAACAATTATTTATAGAACTTGATGAGGAAGAAAATAATGTGTTAGATTTTTTACAAAAGGAAGGGAAAGCCCAGTTAGATAGCATTGCGATAAACTGTAACTTTCCCTCTTATAAAACCGCGGGTATTTTAATTAATATGGAATTAAAAGGTGTGGTACGCCCATTACCCGGTAAATTATTTGAATTGATCTAG
- the trpS gene encoding tryptophan--tRNA ligase — protein sequence MSRILTGVQSTGTPHLGNLLGAILPAIEMANKPDNDSFIFIADMHSLTQIKDAETLRNNTYSVAATWLACGIDIEKTVFYRQSDIPQTAELSWYLSCFFPYQRLTLAHSFKDKSDRLEDINAGLFTYPMLMAADILLYDAEIVPVGKDQLQHLEITRDVASRFHSKMGEAFVIPEAKVQKNTMYVPGTDGAKMSKSKGNSINLFVTDKKLRKQIMAIDTDSTPLEEPKNPDTCNVFALYKLVATEAQIAEMRKNYEAGGFGYGHAKQALYEVLLEQFETPRKKYEYYMNNLEELDKALEVGAEKARNVANEVINRVRKKVGY from the coding sequence ATGTCCAGAATTCTTACAGGAGTACAAAGTACAGGAACTCCACACTTGGGAAATTTATTGGGAGCAATTTTACCGGCTATAGAAATGGCTAATAAACCCGATAACGATTCTTTTATTTTTATTGCCGATATGCATTCGCTAACCCAAATAAAAGATGCCGAAACTTTAAGAAACAACACTTATTCTGTGGCGGCAACCTGGCTGGCTTGTGGAATAGATATTGAAAAAACTGTTTTTTACCGACAAAGTGATATCCCGCAAACCGCAGAGCTTTCCTGGTATTTAAGCTGCTTTTTTCCTTATCAGCGCTTAACCTTAGCGCATTCTTTTAAAGATAAATCTGATAGGTTAGAAGATATAAACGCCGGGCTTTTTACTTATCCAATGTTAATGGCGGCCGATATTTTGCTTTATGATGCCGAAATTGTGCCGGTAGGAAAAGACCAGCTTCAGCATTTGGAAATCACCCGGGATGTCGCTTCCCGCTTTCACTCAAAAATGGGTGAGGCTTTTGTAATTCCTGAAGCGAAAGTTCAGAAAAACACCATGTACGTTCCGGGAACCGATGGCGCCAAAATGAGTAAATCTAAAGGCAATAGCATAAACTTATTTGTAACCGATAAAAAACTGCGGAAACAAATTATGGCTATTGACACCGATAGCACACCGTTGGAAGAACCAAAGAATCCGGATACATGTAATGTTTTTGCACTTTACAAGTTAGTAGCTACAGAAGCGCAAATAGCAGAAATGCGTAAGAATTATGAAGCAGGCGGTTTTGGATATGGTCACGCTAAACAGGCTTTATACGAAGTACTTTTAGAGCAGTTTGAAACGCCTCGAAAAAAGTATGAATATTATATGAATAACCTTGAGGAGCTTGACAAAGCCCTTGAAGTTGGCGCCGAAAAAGCCAGAAATGTTGCCAATGAGGTTATAAACAGAGTAAGGAAAAAAGTAGGCTACTAG
- a CDS encoding lysophospholipid acyltransferase family protein produces the protein MSILRTILTVLWRIWFYILLVLPILVMFPVLVIFSSSERLYPKYYVCARIWAKCILYGMGFYPEIKRMQHLDPKKNYMLVANHTSMIDIMMMLVIIKQPFIFVGKRELAKIPIFGFFYRKTNITVDRNCAKSKLDVVTEARRRLDMGESICIFPEGGVPEDRSLVLDTFKDGAFRLAIAHHIPIVPITFYDNKKRFSYKFISGAPGKLRVKIHQFINTEGMQPGDRKDLRNQTRQVIFEELSKDLQNENPSK, from the coding sequence ATGAGCATCCTACGCACAATACTTACTGTTTTATGGCGAATCTGGTTTTATATTCTTCTTGTATTACCAATTTTAGTAATGTTTCCGGTGCTTGTTATTTTCTCTTCTTCCGAGAGACTTTATCCCAAATATTATGTTTGCGCCCGCATTTGGGCCAAATGTATTTTATATGGAATGGGTTTTTATCCTGAAATTAAAAGGATGCAACACCTGGACCCAAAGAAAAATTATATGTTGGTGGCCAATCATACTTCTATGATAGATATTATGATGATGCTGGTGATTATTAAACAGCCATTTATTTTTGTGGGGAAAAGGGAACTTGCTAAAATTCCGATTTTCGGTTTTTTCTACCGAAAAACTAATATAACTGTAGATAGAAACTGCGCTAAAAGCAAATTGGATGTAGTGACTGAAGCCCGCAGAAGATTAGATATGGGTGAAAGCATCTGCATTTTTCCTGAAGGCGGTGTGCCAGAAGATAGATCGCTCGTTTTAGACACTTTTAAAGACGGGGCATTTAGATTGGCCATTGCGCACCATATTCCCATTGTGCCCATTACTTTTTACGATAATAAGAAGCGGTTTTCTTATAAATTCATATCGGGAGCGCCGGGGAAACTCAGGGTGAAGATTCACCAATTTATTAATACTGAAGGAATGCAGCCAGGTGATAGAAAGGATTTAAGAAATCAAACCCGGCAGGTAATTTTTGAAGAGCTTTCTAAAGATTTACAGAATGAAAATCCTTCAAAATAA
- a CDS encoding RNA polymerase sigma factor codes for MGLEKLIHQCKKQDIRAQEKLYRMYSGKLFGLCLKYSNNYQQAEDNLQDGFMTIFNKIDQYEDKGSFEGWMKRIVINTTLQKHRKEKYFEIINENQLEDPVVEIDDEEITTDFLLESIQGLPERYRQVFNLYALDGFSHKEIADMLNISVGSSKSNLARARNILKEKIENHLNDNKVQSL; via the coding sequence GTGGGTTTAGAAAAACTCATACATCAGTGTAAAAAACAGGATATTAGGGCGCAGGAAAAGCTTTACCGTATGTACTCCGGTAAACTTTTTGGCCTGTGCCTTAAATATTCTAATAACTACCAGCAGGCTGAAGACAACCTGCAGGATGGTTTCATGACCATTTTCAATAAAATAGATCAATATGAAGATAAAGGATCTTTTGAAGGCTGGATGAAACGAATTGTGATAAATACCACCCTACAAAAGCACCGAAAAGAAAAATATTTTGAAATCATTAATGAGAACCAGCTGGAAGATCCAGTTGTAGAAATTGATGATGAAGAAATTACTACAGATTTTCTATTAGAAAGCATTCAGGGATTACCTGAACGTTACCGACAAGTTTTTAATCTCTATGCTTTAGACGGATTTTCCCATAAAGAAATTGCCGATATGCTAAACATAAGTGTTGGAAGTTCAAAATCAAATTTGGCCCGAGCCAGAAATATTTTGAAAGAAAAAATAGAAAACCACCTCAACGATAATAAGGTGCAATCACTATGA